In the genome of Oscillospiraceae bacterium, the window GCATTCGCGTTACGGAAATAGCTGTCCCTGACCAAACGGCGTAAAAGCCTGATTTCTCGACAGGAGAAGAGTTCTTCACCGTTAAGGAAATAGCTGTCCGCGACGGAGATATATATACCGAGTAATTTATCAGGATCAATATTGCCGATAATCTTGTCATTCAGCGCATGAATGCCTTCGATTATTACTATATCGTGATCTTCAGGATCATATTCCACATATTCAGGTTTTCTTGTCCCGGTAAGAAAATCAAATACCGGAAGAAAGACTTTGCGTTTTCGCGAAATATCATAAAGCACCTCGACTAGATAATCGGAATCGATATGTGAAAAACTGTCATAATTTTTCGTTCCGTCGGGGTTCAGAGGCGCCTCAGCTTGGTTTTTGAAAAAGTCGTCTGTTGAAAGGACCTTTATTCTCTTCCCTCTTTGACGGAGCATTTCATAAAGCTTGTTGGCACCTGTCGTCTTACCGCTGCAGCTCGGACCGGCCAGCGCCGCAAGAACCGGATTTTTCTCAATAAAGGAATCCGCTATAGGAATTAATCTTTTTTCAAAATTCGCCTCGCATTCGGAAACATAAGCGCATATTTCAGAATTTTGTGCTTTTTTAATAAATTCATTCTTAATTTCATACATACTTAATTAACCTGCCTTTCAGGCTTTCGTGACATCCGTTGGTTTACGGTTTCTGTCAAGATTCGATTCAAGCTTCTTCAGATTGTTATTCGTTTTATCGGGAAATGATAAATACTCTGTAGGATATTTATATGAATACAGACGTTCTATCATTCCCTTGTTCACAAGCTTTGTAACGGCTCCCGCGCCGCATGAAAGCACGGAACACATATCCTCCATCATTGCAATATTATATTCGCATATGTGATCTTTTAATGCAAATCCTGTGTTTTCACCGTTTCCTACGGCATTTTTCTGACGGTAAATATAATACGATTCGTATCCCTGTGCGTAAAGCAGCTTTTTACACATATCATTCAAGCCCGCGACTTCTTCTGTACGTATATCGGAAGGTGAAATCGTCATATCAGACGAGCGCTTTTTGCAGAGAGAATGAACCGTAATGTTCTCGGCTCCGAGCGAAATGCAATCGGAAAGCGTTTTTAAAACGCCTTTTTCACTGTCACCGGGAAGACCGGTAATGATATCTGAATTTATTGATGTAAATCCGGTTTTTTTCGCTTCTTCAAAGGCCTCGTAAAAATCATCTGCTGTATGGTTCCGTCCGATTGCTTTC includes:
- a CDS encoding nucleoside kinase → MYEIKNEFIKKAQNSEICAYVSECEANFEKRLIPIADSFIEKNPVLAALAGPSCSGKTTGANKLYEMLRQRGKRIKVLSTDDFFKNQAEAPLNPDGTKNYDSFSHIDSDYLVEVLYDISRKRKVFLPVFDFLTGTRKPEYVEYDPEDHDIVIIEGIHALNDKIIGNIDPDKLLGIYISVADSYFLNGEELFSCREIRLLRRLVRDSYFRNANAERTFALWKGVTEAEKQYITPFIKNADIRISSAFEYEPCVMRNHALDVLGNVAPDSKYKTDADLLSSKISEVAPIDDCLIPPNSLLHEFLG